From the Lathyrus oleraceus cultivar Zhongwan6 chromosome 4, CAAS_Psat_ZW6_1.0, whole genome shotgun sequence genome, one window contains:
- the LOC127136984 gene encoding uncharacterized protein LOC127136984, with protein MDRTWMYDRVYSNRHGLKEEYVRGVKDFVKRALKQPICKSEGGIRCSCINCKCLKIRTPTNVRLHLYRDGFQPDYWIWTQHGEVELNVNTRNDSNSSEHVHHDDQIEAMNQMVYDAFRPYGVFSHVNDNIEVEEYTEDEFPNEDAKRFYDKLISFNKPIYEGATQSILSISTQLLEIRSNWHVPQKGLDFVAQMLKSVCPVQKCLPDNYYQATQLVSKLGLKVEKIDCCKNGCMLYYKDDSNLSECKFCNAPRFIPRKTGMGKYKDIPVKRMFYFPIIPRLQRLYASTESASEMRWHHMNKNSSNILRHPSDGKAWKHFDSVYPDFSREPRNVRLGLCSDGFTPYIQASASPYSCWPIIVTPYNLPPEMCMTKPYLFLACLIPGPKNPKLKIDVYLQPLIDDLHRLWSNGILTYDISTKQNFIMKACLMWTINDFPAYGMLSGWGTQGKLACPHCMEHTDAFTLKSGHKNSWFDCHRRFLPSNHSFRRSKRSFLKNRVVTNEPPPISTGKDIWAVISNFPKVTEIGWEAKWKEFEGYGVDHNWKKRSIFWDLPYWKDNLLRHNLDVMHIEKNVFDNIFNTVMNVKDKTKDNEKAREDLAKLCFRGDLELQPLENGKNGKPKASYTLTKSEAKLVCKWLKELRMPDGYASNLSRCANVEKGTVHGMKSHDCHVFMECLLPIAFHSLPDLVWKPLTELSRFFKDLCCNTLRMDDLIKLDENIPIIICKLERIFPPGFFDSMEHLPIHLAKEAILGGPVQYRWMYPFERFMGVSKRAVTNKARVEGSICSDYIHRETNYFCSHYFNSFRLLPTINLSNKPHLDNDDILPTMSILQSGGRPSGKSRKYFLSDKEWKSSHVHVLINCDEVKPYLDIFLENHSLDIEDSSGRIHIEFPIWLKKYVNEETNGVTNQDIIALSRSPASMAISWNMYFINGYKFHTEEWSKGRKTSNCGVHVKGLAEGGNTDFYGIIKHIFELDYFGLKHKIPVFYCEWFDPTRNTGTKVHPQYKTVDIKMDKRYRPYDPFILTQNARQVYYVPYPEMCRDMRGWCAAITTKPRGRVEIDNIEDEVPYQSDGMLPALPNVEIEAISCLRDMSQLDVFEEIFDCSTSEADRGH; from the exons ATGGATCGTACTTGGATGTACGATAGAGTATATTCCAATAGACACGGATTGAAAGAAGAGTATGTTCGCGGGGTTAAAGACTTCGTAAAGAGGGCTTTGAAACAACCTATTTGTAAATCTGAGGGAGGGATAAGGTGTTCGTGTATAAATTGCAAGTGTCTCAAGATAAGAACACCAACTAATGTTAGACTTCACTTGTATCGAGATGGATTTCAACCAGACTATTGGATTTGGACTCAACATGGAGAAGTAGAGCTCAATGTTAATACAAGGAATGATTCAAATAGTAGTGAGCATGTGCATCATGATGACCAAATTGAGGCAATGAATCAGATGGTGTATGATGCTTTTAGGCCTTATGGAGTATTCTCTCACGTGAATGATAACATAGAAGTTGAGGAATATACGGAGGATGAGTTTCCCAACGAAGATGCCAAACGATTTTATGACAAGTTGATATCTTTCAACAAGCCCATTTATGAGGGAGCTACCCAATCAATATTATCAATATCTACTCAACTTCTTGAAATTAGGTCTAATTGGCATGTACCACAAAAAGGTTTAGATTTTGTTGCACAAATGCTTAAAAGTGTATGTCCAGTTCAAAAATGCTTGCCCGATAACTATTACCAAGCAACACAGTTGGTATCTAAGTTAGGGCTAAAGGTTGAGAAGATTGATTGTTGTAAGAATGGTTGTATGTTATATTACAAGGATGATAGCAATCTATCAGAGTGCAAATTTTGTAATGCTCCTAGGTTCATTCCTCGCAAGACTGGCATGGGAAAGTACAAAGATATCCCAGTGAAGAGAATGTTCTACTTCCCAATCATTCCCAGATTACAAAGATTGTATGCATCAACTGAGTCGGCAAGTGAAATGAGATGGCATCACATGAACAAAAATAGTTCCAACATCCTTCGCCACCCGTCAGATGGAAAAGCATGGAAACATTTTGATAGTGTATATCCTGACTTTTCTAGGGAACCCAGAAATGTAAGGTTGGGTCTGTGTTCAGATGGTTTTACTCCTTACATTCAAGCGTCTGCTTCTCCATACTCATGTTGGCCAATAATAGTTACTCCGTATAATCTCCCCCCTGAAATGTGCATGACCAAACCATACTTGTTTTTGGCATGCCTCATACCTGGACCTAAAAACCCTAAATTAAAGATAGATGTCTACTTGCAACCATTGATTGATGATCTACATCGATTGTGGTCCAATGGAATATTGACCTATGATATATCTACAAAACAAAACTTCATCATGAAAGCCTGCTTGATGTGgacaattaatgattttccagccTATGGTATGTTATCTGGATGGGGAACACAAGGTAAattggcatgccctcattgtATGGAACACACTGATGCTTTCACCTTGAAAAGTGGCCATAAGAATTCCTGGTTTGACTGTCATCGTCGTTTCTTGCCATCTAATCACTCCTTCAGAAGGAGTAAAAGAAGTTTCCTAAAAAATAGGGTTGTGACCAATGAGCCACCTCCCATTTCCACAGGGAAAGATATATGGGCGGTAATAAGTAATTTTCCAAAAGTTACTGAAATTGGATGGGAGGCGAAATGGAAAGAATTCGAAGGGTATGGAGTGGATCACAATTGGAAAAAGCGAAGTATTTTTTGGGATCTCCCATATTGGAAGGATAATTTGTTAAGGCATAACCTCGATGTGATGCACATAGAAAAAAACGTCTTCGATAATATATTTAATACTGTCATGAATGTTAAGGATAAAACAAAGGATAATGAAAAGGCAAGAGAAGACTTGGCTAAATTATGCTTTCGCGGGGACTTGGAGCTCCAACCCTTAGAAAACGGAAAGAATGGTAAACCCAAGGCTAGTTACACTCTAACCAAATCTGAAGCCAAGTTGGTTTGTAAATGGCTTAAGGAATTGAGAATGCCAGATGGCTATGCTTCAAACCTCAGTAGGTGTGCGAATGTAGAAAAGGGTACGGTGCATGGGATGAAGAGCCATGATTGTCATGTTTTCATGGAATGTTTACTCCCAATTGCATTCCATTCATTGCCAGATTTGGTTTGGAAACCATTAACTGAGCTAAGTCGATTCTTTAAAGATCTTTGTTGCAATACATTGAGGATGGACGACTTAATTAAGTTGGATGAGAATATTCCAATTATCATATGCAAGTTGGAAAGGATTTTTCCACCAGGTTTCTTTGACTCAATGGAGCATCTTCCAATCCATCTTGCGAAAGAAGCAATTCTAGGTGGTCCAGTACAGTACCGATGGATGTATCCATTCGAAAG ATTTATGGGAGTCTCAAAGAGGGCAGTGACAAATAAGGCTAGAGTTGAAGGTTCCATATGCAGTGATTATATACATCGCGAGACAAATTACTTTTGCTCTCATTATTTCAACTCTTTCCGTTTGTTGCCAACCATAAATCTTAGTAACAAACCTCATTTAGACAATGATGACATTCTACCTACAATGTCCATTCTACAAAGTGGCGGTCGACCAAGTGGGAAGTCACGAAAATATTTTCTATCTGATAAGGAATGGAAGTCTTCACATGTGCATGTCTTGATAAATTGTGATGAGGTTAAACCATATCTTGA CATATTCTTAGAGAACCACTCTCTAGATATAGAAGATTCATCTGGGCGCATACATATAGAGTTTCCCATATGGCTGAAGAAATATGTAAATGAGGAGACAAATGGAGTTACTAACCAAGATATAATTGCCTTGTCTCGCAGTCCTGCATCAATGGCCATATCATGGAACATGTATTTTATCAATGGGTATAAGTTTCATACTGAAGAATGGAGCAAAGGTAGAAAAACTAGCAATTGTGGTGTGCACGTGAAAGGTCTTGCAGAAGGAGGAAATACTGATTTTTATGGAATAATCAAACATATCTTTGAGCTAGATTACTTTGGTCTGAAGCATAAGATTCCAGTTTTTTATTGTGAATGGTTTGATCCAACAAGGAATACGGGCACAAAGGTTCACCCACAATATAAAACTGTGGATATTAAGATGGATAAACGTTATCGTCCTTATGATCCTTTCATCCTTACGCAAAATGCAAGACAAGTGTATTATGTCCCATATCCAGAAATGTGTAGAGATATGCGTGGATGGTGTGCGGCAATCACCACAAAACCAAGGGGTCGCGTAGAGATTGACAACATAGAGGATGAAGTACCTTATCAATCTGATGGGATGTTACCGGCGCTACCCAATGTAGAAATTGAAGCAATATCTTGTTTGCGTGACATGTCACAATTAGATGTGTTTGAAGAGATTTTTGATTGCTCTACTAGTGAAGCAGATAGAGGGCATTGA
- the LOC127136985 gene encoding uncharacterized protein LOC127136985, with the protein MNPGRRSVFNYKFVEPQLKALKGLGTRLDLDHKEDFEKAYGNLLAGTGVGRTLVYIGVGIKDYVPFVSTKKLPKSHLLAKALHLENKEVGLNLNLKGGTHGFTLNFLVKKAITFVDVGSWITFNVVFALLIYGIMLFSSMEDFVDSASIHIFLSKNPVPTLLDDTYYSIHIRTHKKMDYDNVKIIMNCGSFPNVPLIGTKGGINYNPKLALRKLGYPLLCMPDFEHREEFVLYKGFDNLELLRKIVRAWREACPQGRSELGKKNCITKEAYTQWVKDRVEKIYFHSHLSHL; encoded by the exons ATGAATCCTGGCAGAAGAAGTGTGTTCAATTACAAGTTTGTGGAACCTCAGTTGAAAGCTTTGAAGGGTCTGGGAACTCGTTTGGATCTAGATCACAAAGAAGATTTCGAGAAGGCCTATGGGAATCTCCTAG CTGGCACTGGCGTTGGAAGAACACTCGTATATATTGGAGTCGGAATTAAGGACTATGTTCCTTTTGTCAGTACCAAGAAACTACCAAAGTCTCACCTTTTAGCCAAAGCTTTGCATTTAGAGAATAAGGAAGTGGGGCTTAACCTTAATCTTAAGGGTGGAACTCATGGTTTTACTCTAAATTTTTTGGTTAAGAAGGCCATTACTTTTGTGGATGTTGGGAGTTGGATAACTTTCAATGTTGTTTTTGCTTTGCTCATCTATGGGATAATGTTGTTTTCTAGTATGGAAGACTTTGTGGACTCGGCATCTATTCACATCTTCCTGTCCAAGAACCCGGTTCCTACACTTCTTGATGACACTTATTACTCTATTCATATAAGAACTCATAAGAAGATGG ACTATGATAATGTTAAGATTATCATGAATTGCGGAAGTTTCCCCAATGTGCCCCTTATAGGTACAAAgggtggaattaactacaatccaAAATTAGCCTTACGTAAGTTGGGTTATCCGCTTTTGTGTATGCCAGATTTCGAACATAGGGAGGAGTTTGTTTTGTATAAAGGGTTTGACAATCTGGAGTTGCTAAGGAAGATTGTTAGAGCTTGGAGAGAAGCCTGTCCTCAAGGGAGATCTGAGTTAGGAAAGAAGAATTGCATCACCAAGGAAGCTTATACGCAATGGGTTAAGGATAGGGTTGAAAAAATCTACTTCCATTCCCATTTGAGCCATCTATGA